CAATCCGCACGTCCTGTGTTAAAAAGCCAAGTATTTTCCTTTTCGTTTTCCGAAAGTTTTATCTCGATTTTTGGCAAAGCGATGTTATCTTTATCCCAGTAATTTTCGTTTTTTTCGAGGATTAAAACTTTATCTTTTGATTGAGCGAGCTTGTATGCGCCAGAAAAAACATTTTTATCTCCTGTAAAAACAGAAAAAGCGTGATGACACAAAATGCTTGGCAGGTGTGCAGTTGGATTTTTTAAAGTAACGATTAGCGTTTGTCCTTTTGCTTTTAGTCCGACGCTTTGTTTTTCAGCATTGTTTTCTCTGTATTCTTTAATGCCTTCAATACAATCCAGCAAAGAAGCGTAAGGCGCATTGGAAGTTTTTTGCAACAAAAGCCAGCTGTCAACGATTGTTTGTGCAGTTATAGGTTTTTCATCACTTAAAAATGCCCCTTGTCTAATAGTAAATGTCCATCGTTTTTTGTCTCGGGAAATTCTATAAGTTTGGGCGAGGGCTGGCGTTGGCTCTAAAGTTTTCGGGTCGTAATTAAAAAGCCCTTCCTGCAAAGAGTTTATAATCTGCGCTTCGCTTGAATAACTTGAAGTGTGCGGATTTAAATCGAGTTGATTGCTTGCAGATACTATGTAAAAAGTTCTTTGGAGTTCGCTTTTAAATTTTTGTTGATTTTTTTCGTTCGCGTTTGAAGAATTTTCTTTTTTATTTTCGATTGAATTACTATTGTTTTGCTCTTTTAAAATATCTTCCAATTCGTCTGCGTATCCTCGAAAACAAAAAACAAGGCAGCAGAAAAAGATAACGGCGTGTGCAATTTTTTTAAGCATTGGGTATTCCTAATTTTTTAAGTTGAGCTTCTTCTTTAATATAAGCAGTATACTCAGAGCGGTGTTGGTTTGCTTTTACAACAGAATTCTTTAATGAAGTTATTTCCATCTGCAAACCTTTTATTTTTGACCGATT
This portion of the Treponema pectinovorum genome encodes:
- a CDS encoding peptide ABC transporter substrate-binding protein, which encodes MLKKIAHAVIFFCCLVFCFRGYADELEDILKEQNNSNSIENKKENSSNANEKNQQKFKSELQRTFYIVSASNQLDLNPHTSSYSSEAQIINSLQEGLFNYDPKTLEPTPALAQTYRISRDKKRWTFTIRQGAFLSDEKPITAQTIVDSWLLLQKTSNAPYASLLDCIEGIKEYRENNAEKQSVGLKAKGQTLIVTLKNPTAHLPSILCHHAFSVFTGDKNVFSGAYKLAQSKDKVLILEKNENYWDKDNIALPKIEIKLSENEKENTWLFNTGRADWVMSSLKADSILNKDSIRLSAIFGTTFLFFTCKNEIWNHSEFRNALLTAIPWEKLRKDNLIQATTLVYPLAGYPNVEGLTYYSEEEAVEMMSEARKKIGIPLEEKLEIKFGIYGNEYMKKLSEILKQAWIPLGVELVTFKIEDDRYFSSIPHLNYDMFTYSWIGDFADPLAFLELFREGSTLNQTKWKNQEFTNILKLADEQTNSQERFKLLAKAEQILLDSALIIPISHSVSLHAINLNKVGGWYTNALDIHPFKYLYIKEYEEEIPATIVMR